A stretch of the Medicago truncatula cultivar Jemalong A17 chromosome 5, MtrunA17r5.0-ANR, whole genome shotgun sequence genome encodes the following:
- the LOC11419108 gene encoding F-box protein SKIP23: MSLLSHCMPGRSLLKCGNEDWKVMTGISGSMGDIYIFKGRPYMVDETGRTVTVEPDSSVQLMDESLVVGGNMKFLVESEGDLLLADVYECVGVRFSDHDPVRIDFFKLDEKEKKWVKLTSLGDTVVLFLGMAGSFSISASDLCVSKGNCVIFMNNIFELEPFLNMDPVSFVLDLDEGQLTRLSDSPEYSRKIKYSDGQNPSLNQ; this comes from the coding sequence ATGTCATTGTTGTCACATTGTATGCCAGGACGTTCACTTTTGAAATGTGGCAATGAGGATTGGAAGGTGATGACTGGGATATCAGGTAGCATGGGAGACATCTATATTTTCAAAGGGCGGCCTTATATGGTCGATGAAACTGGTAGAACAGTTACTGTTGAACCAGACTCAAGTGTCCAGTTAATGGATGAATCTTTGGTTGTTGGTGGGAACATGAAATTCTTGGTGGAGAGCGAGGGCGATCTGTTGTTAGCTGACGTTTATGAGTGTGTGGGTGTTAGGTTCTCTGATCATGATCCCGTAAGGATTGATTTCTTTAAGCTTgatgagaaggagaagaagtggGTGAAATTGACGAGTTTAGGGGATACAGTTGTTTTGTTCTTAGGCATGGCAGGTTCTTTTTCTATTTCTGCTTCGGATTTGTGTGTTTCCAAAGGGAATTGTGTGATTTTTATGAATAATATATTCGAACTCGAACCATTTCTGAACATGGATCCTGTGAGCTTTGTTTTAGACTTGGATGAAGGTCAGCTTACGCGTTTGTCCGATTCTCCTGAATAttcaagaaaaattaaatatagtgACGGGCAAAATCCGTCTCTAAATCAATGA